Proteins encoded in a region of the Frondihabitans sp. 762G35 genome:
- a CDS encoding glutaredoxin family protein, whose protein sequence is MLEITLLSKPGCHLCDDARTILAGVLAEEEFGLRFDERSILDDQALADEYSEEIPVVLLDGRVHTIWRVEPDRLRAALRVALRKDAP, encoded by the coding sequence GTGCTCGAGATCACGCTCCTGTCGAAGCCCGGCTGCCACCTCTGCGACGACGCCCGCACGATTCTCGCCGGCGTGCTGGCGGAGGAGGAGTTCGGACTCCGCTTCGACGAGCGGTCGATCCTCGACGACCAGGCCCTGGCCGACGAGTACAGCGAGGAGATCCCGGTGGTCCTCCTGGACGGCCGCGTGCACACCATCTGGCGGGTCGAACCCGACCGCCTCCGCGCAGCGCTGCGCGTTGCCCTCCGAAAGGACGCCCCATGA
- a CDS encoding 30S ribosomal protein bS22 has protein sequence MGSVIKKRRKRMAKKKHRKLLRKTRHQRRNKK, from the coding sequence ATGGGTTCTGTTATCAAGAAGCGCCGCAAGCGTATGGCGAAGAAGAAGCACCGCAAGCTGCTTCGCAAGACGCGCCACCAGCGTCGCAACAAGAAGTAG
- a CDS encoding helix-turn-helix domain-containing protein, translated as MSDDLTDVRFLTVAEVADMMRVSKMTVYRMVHSGDLPAIRFGRSFRVPETAVADVLKHGVADVG; from the coding sequence ATGTCGGACGACCTGACAGATGTGCGTTTTCTTACGGTGGCGGAGGTCGCCGACATGATGCGCGTGTCCAAGATGACCGTGTACCGCATGGTGCACTCCGGCGACCTGCCCGCGATCCGCTTCGGCCGCTCGTTCCGCGTGCCGGAGACCGCCGTGGCCGACGTCCTCAAGCACGGGGTCGCCGACGTCGGCTGA
- a CDS encoding ArsR/SmtB family transcription factor codes for MADIFAVIADPTRRELLRLLLDRRPDGGESSVGELVTALGLSQPTVSKHLRVLRDAGLVHVREEGQHRFYSVDEEPLSEVSTWLAPFLGVVETAPQDARDLASLPPWTSPVPVPAPLRRAAENLPAAGDVGTSLGRAVAQAQSRILDPVKKRLGRADHP; via the coding sequence ATGGCCGACATCTTCGCCGTGATAGCCGACCCGACGAGGCGAGAGCTGCTGCGCCTCCTGCTCGACCGCAGGCCCGACGGGGGCGAGAGCAGCGTGGGCGAGCTGGTCACGGCCCTCGGCCTCAGCCAGCCCACCGTGTCGAAGCACCTCCGCGTCCTCCGTGACGCCGGTCTCGTGCACGTCCGCGAGGAGGGGCAGCACCGCTTCTACAGCGTCGACGAGGAGCCGCTCAGCGAGGTCTCCACCTGGTTGGCGCCGTTCCTCGGCGTCGTCGAGACGGCACCGCAGGATGCCCGCGACCTCGCGTCCCTTCCGCCCTGGACGAGCCCCGTGCCCGTCCCCGCACCCCTCCGCCGCGCCGCGGAGAACCTGCCCGCGGCGGGCGACGTCGGCACGAGCCTCGGCCGCGCGGTCGCGCAGGCGCAGAGCCGGATCCTCGATCCCGTGAAGAAGCGTCTCGGGCGCGCCGACCACCCCTGA
- a CDS encoding TrkH family potassium uptake protein, whose protein sequence is MPGRRPPLVALREAVDDVSRRSPARFAILIFTSLILVFTGIFMLPISAADGRITPVADSLFTAVSVICVTGLATVDMATHWSVFGHVVIFVGVQIGAIGVLTVASILGLVVSRRLGLRSRLMAASDTNPLRVHAGPVPEGQAVRLGEVGGLLRTVAVSALAIEFVIGVLLIPRMLIDGIPLRDALLDSFYYAAMAFTNTGFTPNAAGLEPFANDDFFLALLMLGVFLGSIGFPVIYAITRNPLHPRRWSLHVKLTLVTTLILLVAGTGLFMLLEFDNPETFGGKEAWPTVFGSLFLSTMTRSGGFSTVDIAQLHDSSLVVADMLMFIGGGSASTAGGIKVTTLAILFLAAVAEARGKRSMEAFGRKIPSDVLRLSVSVALWGATIVAVATIVILQITKAELSHVLFEVISAFATCGLSTGLTGDLPDPAKYVLAVTMWMGRVGTVTLAVALANSQRRQLFTRPEERPIVG, encoded by the coding sequence ATGCCCGGCCGACGCCCCCCGCTCGTCGCTCTCCGCGAGGCCGTCGACGACGTCAGCCGCAGGTCGCCGGCGCGCTTCGCGATCCTCATCTTCACCTCGCTCATCCTCGTGTTCACCGGCATCTTCATGCTGCCCATCAGCGCCGCCGACGGCCGGATCACGCCGGTCGCCGACTCGCTGTTCACGGCGGTGTCGGTGATCTGCGTCACCGGCCTCGCGACGGTGGACATGGCGACGCACTGGTCGGTCTTCGGCCACGTCGTGATCTTCGTCGGCGTGCAGATCGGGGCGATCGGCGTGTTGACCGTGGCCTCGATCCTCGGTCTCGTCGTCTCGCGGCGCCTCGGACTCCGCTCCCGCCTCATGGCGGCCAGCGACACCAACCCGCTCCGGGTTCACGCGGGGCCGGTGCCGGAGGGGCAGGCCGTGCGTCTCGGCGAGGTCGGCGGCCTCCTGAGGACGGTGGCGGTGAGCGCCCTCGCGATCGAGTTCGTGATCGGGGTGCTCCTCATCCCCCGCATGCTCATCGACGGCATCCCCCTCCGCGACGCCCTGCTCGACTCCTTCTACTACGCGGCGATGGCCTTCACGAACACCGGCTTCACCCCCAACGCGGCGGGGCTCGAGCCGTTCGCGAACGACGACTTCTTCCTGGCGCTGCTGATGCTCGGGGTCTTCCTCGGCAGCATCGGCTTCCCCGTCATCTACGCGATCACGCGCAACCCGCTGCACCCGAGGCGCTGGTCGCTGCACGTCAAGCTCACGCTGGTGACGACGCTCATCCTGCTCGTCGCGGGGACGGGGCTGTTCATGCTGCTGGAGTTCGACAACCCGGAGACGTTCGGCGGCAAGGAGGCCTGGCCGACGGTGTTCGGCTCCCTCTTCCTCAGCACGATGACGCGGTCCGGCGGCTTCTCGACGGTCGACATCGCCCAGCTCCACGACTCCAGCCTCGTCGTGGCCGACATGCTGATGTTCATCGGCGGCGGCTCCGCCTCCACGGCCGGCGGCATCAAGGTGACGACCCTGGCCATCCTGTTCCTGGCGGCGGTCGCCGAGGCGCGCGGCAAGCGGAGCATGGAGGCGTTCGGCCGGAAGATCCCGAGCGACGTCCTCCGCCTCAGCGTGAGCGTGGCGCTCTGGGGCGCGACGATCGTGGCCGTGGCGACGATCGTGATCCTGCAGATCACCAAGGCGGAGCTGTCGCACGTCCTCTTCGAGGTGATCTCCGCCTTCGCGACCTGCGGCCTGTCGACCGGTCTCACGGGCGACCTCCCCGACCCGGCGAAGTACGTGCTCGCCGTGACGATGTGGATGGGGCGCGTTGGTACAGTGACTCTCGCCGTCGCCCTGGCCAACAGCCAGCGGCGACAGCTGTTCACGCGACCGGAAGAAAGGCCCATCGTTGGTTGA
- a CDS encoding potassium channel family protein produces MVDRIPHDAPVLVIGLGRFGAATAGQLERLDREVLVVDSSLELVQKWADRVTHAVQADARNMEALQQIGARDFAIAVVAVGSSIEASVLITANLVDLEVPQIWAKAISKSHGKILTRIGATHVIYPEAEAGERVAHLVSGRMLDYIEFDDDFAIVKMYPPRFVRGVPLAQSKILTKYGVTVVGVKTPGGAFQEASPETVVGTHDLLIVSGTETDLERFSALDA; encoded by the coding sequence TTGGTTGACCGGATCCCCCACGACGCCCCGGTCCTCGTGATCGGTCTCGGCCGGTTCGGAGCCGCGACCGCGGGGCAGCTCGAGCGGCTCGACCGCGAGGTGCTCGTCGTCGACAGCAGCCTCGAGCTGGTGCAGAAGTGGGCCGACCGCGTCACGCACGCGGTGCAGGCGGACGCGCGCAACATGGAGGCGCTCCAGCAGATCGGTGCCCGCGACTTCGCCATCGCCGTCGTGGCGGTCGGCTCGTCGATCGAGGCCAGCGTCCTCATCACGGCGAACCTCGTCGACCTCGAGGTCCCGCAGATCTGGGCGAAGGCGATCTCCAAGTCGCACGGCAAGATCCTCACCCGCATCGGCGCCACCCACGTCATCTACCCGGAGGCGGAGGCCGGCGAGCGCGTCGCCCACCTCGTCAGCGGCAGGATGCTCGACTACATCGAGTTCGACGACGACTTCGCGATCGTGAAGATGTACCCGCCGCGCTTCGTGCGGGGCGTCCCGCTGGCGCAGTCCAAGATCCTCACGAAGTACGGCGTCACCGTCGTCGGCGTGAAGACCCCCGGGGGCGCGTTCCAGGAGGCGTCGCCGGAGACGGTCGTGGGGACCCACGACCTGCTCATCGTGAGCGGCACGGAGACGGATCTGGAGCGGTTCTCGGCGCTCGACGCGTAG
- the proC gene encoding pyrroline-5-carboxylate reductase, translating to MTTTLPATAILGAGSMGGAILAGLLRPDVLVEGGIRVTNRTEAKAAALRHSGVTSLALETDAQANASAVIGAKLVLIGVKPHMVVDLLREIGPVLEPGTVVVSLAAGITTETMEAALPESAVVLRSMPNTPAVVGLAVTGLAPGSRSSDSDLALARSLFACVGDVVTVEEDRIDALSTISGSGPAYVFYLIEEMTRAAVDLGFSEQQAATMVQGTFRGASELLAADVIGPEELRRRVTSPKGTTERAVEVLQGAGLHELFGRASAAALARAREIAAQ from the coding sequence ATGACCACGACGCTGCCCGCGACCGCGATTCTCGGAGCCGGATCGATGGGGGGAGCGATCCTCGCCGGGCTGCTCCGGCCCGACGTCCTGGTCGAGGGCGGGATCCGCGTGACCAACCGCACCGAGGCCAAGGCGGCGGCCCTCCGTCACAGCGGGGTGACGTCGCTGGCGCTCGAGACCGACGCGCAGGCGAACGCCTCGGCCGTGATCGGCGCGAAGCTCGTCCTGATCGGAGTGAAGCCCCACATGGTCGTCGACCTCCTCCGCGAGATCGGGCCGGTGCTCGAGCCGGGCACCGTGGTGGTGAGCCTGGCCGCGGGCATCACGACCGAGACGATGGAGGCCGCTCTGCCGGAGTCGGCGGTCGTGCTCCGCTCGATGCCGAACACCCCCGCCGTCGTGGGGCTGGCGGTGACGGGCCTCGCGCCCGGCAGCCGGTCCTCCGACTCCGACCTGGCCCTCGCCCGCAGCCTGTTCGCCTGCGTCGGCGACGTCGTCACGGTCGAGGAGGACCGCATCGACGCCCTGTCCACGATCTCCGGCTCGGGGCCGGCCTACGTCTTCTACCTGATCGAGGAGATGACGCGCGCCGCCGTCGACCTCGGTTTCAGCGAGCAGCAGGCCGCGACGATGGTCCAGGGCACCTTCCGGGGCGCGAGCGAGCTCCTCGCCGCCGACGTCATCGGCCCCGAGGAGCTGCGCCGCCGCGTGACGAGCCCCAAGGGCACGACCGAGCGCGCCGTGGAGGTGCTGCAGGGCGCCGGCCTCCACGAGCTCTTCGGTCGAGCGTCGGCTGCCGCGCTGGCCCGCGCGCGGGAGATCGCCGCGCAGTAG
- a CDS encoding cation diffusion facilitator family transporter, with protein sequence MSTTGGNKAILAALGANLGIALVKIVAWALSGSASMLAEGVHSIADSGNQILLILGGRKAKKAADADHPFGYGRERYVYAFVVSIILFSIGGVFSLYEGVDKLRHPHELENAWLPIVVLLIAIGLEFFSLRTALKEARPHKGSEGWLAFIRRAKAPELPVLLLEDTAALTGLVFAFLGVGLTVVTGNSLFDALGTVLIGALLVLVAIVLGIETKSLLVGEGASPADVAAIREAITSGPEVERIIHMKTLYLGPDELLVGVKVAIGGRALLADVASAINTVEGRIREKVPVARVIYIEPDVWSDPGLAEPPTDAIVIRAAD encoded by the coding sequence ATGAGCACAACGGGCGGAAACAAGGCGATCCTGGCGGCACTCGGCGCCAACCTCGGGATCGCGCTCGTCAAGATCGTCGCCTGGGCGCTCTCCGGCTCGGCCTCGATGCTGGCGGAGGGCGTGCACTCGATCGCCGACTCGGGCAACCAGATCCTGCTGATCCTCGGCGGCCGCAAGGCGAAGAAGGCCGCCGACGCCGACCACCCCTTCGGCTACGGCCGCGAGCGCTACGTCTACGCCTTCGTCGTGTCGATCATCCTGTTCTCGATCGGCGGCGTCTTCTCGCTCTACGAGGGAGTCGACAAGCTGCGGCACCCGCACGAGCTCGAGAACGCGTGGCTGCCCATCGTGGTCCTGCTGATCGCCATCGGCCTCGAATTCTTCTCGTTGCGGACGGCACTCAAGGAGGCGAGGCCGCACAAGGGGTCCGAGGGCTGGCTGGCCTTCATCCGGAGGGCCAAGGCTCCGGAGCTGCCCGTTCTCCTCCTCGAAGACACCGCAGCACTCACGGGCCTCGTGTTCGCGTTCCTCGGCGTCGGCCTGACCGTCGTCACCGGCAACAGCCTCTTCGACGCGCTCGGCACCGTCCTGATCGGGGCGCTGCTCGTGCTGGTCGCGATCGTCCTCGGCATCGAGACGAAGAGCCTGCTCGTGGGCGAGGGAGCGTCCCCCGCCGACGTCGCCGCCATCCGCGAGGCGATCACGTCCGGCCCGGAGGTCGAGCGGATCATCCACATGAAGACCCTCTACCTCGGCCCCGACGAGCTCCTCGTCGGCGTCAAGGTCGCCATCGGCGGCAGGGCCCTGCTGGCCGACGTCGCCTCGGCCATCAACACCGTCGAGGGCAGGATCCGCGAGAAGGTCCCCGTCGCCCGCGTCATCTACATCGAGCCCGACGTCTGGTCCGACCCCGGACTCGCCGAGCCGCCGACCGACGCGATCGTGATCCGGGCCGCCGACTAG
- the tadA gene encoding tRNA adenosine(34) deaminase TadA yields the protein MGLALEQAALTRASCDVPVGAVVVDASGVVIGAGFNEREKTHDPTAHAEVLALRAAARTTGDWHLVGCTLVVTLEPCPMCAGAILAARIPRVVFGAWDEKAGAAGSVYDILRDRRLPHRAEVFAGVLAAECAALLDDFFASRR from the coding sequence ATGGGGCTCGCTCTGGAGCAGGCGGCGCTGACCCGGGCATCCTGCGATGTGCCCGTCGGGGCGGTCGTGGTGGACGCCTCGGGCGTCGTCATCGGGGCGGGCTTCAACGAGCGCGAGAAGACGCACGATCCCACGGCCCACGCCGAGGTCCTGGCGCTCAGGGCCGCGGCCCGCACCACGGGCGACTGGCACCTCGTCGGCTGCACGCTCGTGGTCACCCTCGAACCGTGCCCGATGTGCGCGGGGGCGATCCTGGCGGCCCGCATCCCGCGCGTCGTCTTCGGCGCCTGGGACGAGAAGGCAGGAGCCGCGGGCAGCGTCTACGACATCCTCCGCGACCGCAGGCTCCCGCACCGCGCGGAGGTGTTCGCCGGGGTCCTCGCCGCGGAGTGCGCGGCGCTCCTCGACGACTTCTTCGCGTCGCGCCGCTAG
- the upp gene encoding uracil phosphoribosyltransferase, whose translation MRVHVADHPLITHKLTVLRDRETKSPTFRALTEELVTLLAYEATRGVRTEPVDIVTPVAPTTGLAISKPRPLVVPILRAGLGMLEGMTKLIPSAEVGFLGMMRDEETLEPTTYAERLPDDLSNRQCFVLDPMLATGGSLIAAIDFLLDRGAVDVTAVCILASPEGLAAVEKAMHGRDVSIVLGAVDEKLDENGYIVPGLGDAGDRLYGLA comes from the coding sequence ATGCGAGTGCACGTGGCCGACCACCCCCTCATCACCCACAAGCTGACGGTGCTCCGCGATCGGGAGACGAAGTCGCCCACGTTCCGGGCGCTCACGGAGGAGCTCGTGACGCTGCTCGCCTACGAGGCCACGCGCGGTGTGCGCACCGAGCCGGTCGACATCGTGACCCCGGTCGCGCCCACCACGGGTCTGGCGATCTCGAAGCCGCGTCCGCTGGTGGTCCCCATCCTGCGGGCCGGGCTCGGGATGCTCGAGGGCATGACGAAGCTGATCCCGTCGGCCGAGGTCGGTTTCCTCGGAATGATGCGCGACGAGGAGACCCTCGAACCCACCACCTACGCCGAGCGCCTGCCCGACGACCTCTCGAACCGCCAGTGCTTCGTGCTCGACCCGATGCTGGCGACGGGCGGGTCGCTCATCGCGGCGATCGACTTCCTGCTCGACCGCGGGGCCGTCGACGTGACGGCGGTCTGCATCCTGGCGTCGCCCGAGGGCCTCGCGGCCGTTGAGAAGGCGATGCACGGCCGCGACGTATCGATCGTGCTGGGCGCGGTCGACGAGAAGCTCGACGAGAACGGGTACATCGTGCCCGGGCTGGGCGACGCGGGCGACCGCCTCTACGGCCTGGCGTAG
- a CDS encoding winged helix-turn-helix domain-containing protein: MSLALDTSVTRTTGSTITTAAPAQRHLSAVAEAAAPAPRLRAVPAGTEARGFVLYVGIDELKAAEAGTSLGDIVSQLRALTQQLAPAAETHAAVALAPEGSGGRDVDVVRLALQDPAALAKHRQAEVDEEPGARGGVVVDISRKRLLLDGDVAPLTYKEFELLQYLVLREGRTIERAELISSLWSAGDDEEAPNERTIDVHVRRLRSKLGAFEDIVRTVRGVGYRFDRHADVSIRQASTPSPDVF, translated from the coding sequence ATGTCTCTCGCCCTCGACACCTCCGTCACCCGTACCACCGGCTCGACCATCACCACCGCCGCCCCCGCCCAGCGCCACCTCTCGGCGGTCGCCGAGGCAGCGGCTCCTGCGCCCCGTCTCCGCGCCGTCCCGGCCGGCACCGAAGCCCGCGGCTTCGTGCTCTACGTGGGCATCGACGAGCTCAAGGCCGCCGAGGCCGGCACCAGCCTCGGCGACATCGTCTCGCAGCTCCGCGCCCTCACCCAGCAGCTCGCGCCCGCCGCCGAGACGCACGCCGCCGTGGCGCTGGCCCCCGAGGGGTCCGGCGGGCGTGACGTCGACGTCGTGCGTCTGGCCCTGCAGGATCCGGCGGCCCTCGCCAAGCACCGCCAGGCCGAGGTCGACGAAGAGCCCGGCGCCCGGGGCGGTGTGGTCGTCGACATCTCGCGCAAGCGCCTCCTGCTCGACGGCGACGTCGCTCCGCTCACCTACAAGGAGTTCGAGCTGCTCCAGTACCTCGTGCTCCGCGAGGGCCGCACCATCGAACGCGCCGAGCTCATCTCGAGCCTCTGGTCCGCCGGGGACGACGAGGAAGCGCCCAACGAGCGCACCATCGACGTGCACGTGCGGCGACTCCGCTCCAAGCTCGGCGCCTTCGAGGACATCGTCCGCACCGTCCGCGGGGTCGGCTACCGGTTCGACCGTCACGCGGACGTGTCGATTCGCCAGGCCTCCACCCCCTCCCCCGACGTCTTCTAG
- a CDS encoding MarR family winged helix-turn-helix transcriptional regulator, whose protein sequence is MSDKQLAVGAWEALFRAQVTVMRELTACFPSGDISFNEYDVLFNLSNQPERRARIKDLTRHLLLTQPSISRLVDRLAAKDIIEKSSDPNDGRGIVVAMTEHGAEVFRTTAVSHADAITRRVGSSLDADELRLLIDLCTKLRLGRDTGPAEPRSATESASQPVGASAS, encoded by the coding sequence GTGAGCGACAAACAACTGGCGGTGGGCGCCTGGGAGGCCCTGTTCCGAGCGCAGGTGACGGTCATGCGCGAGCTCACCGCCTGCTTCCCCTCGGGCGACATCTCGTTCAACGAGTACGACGTGCTCTTCAACCTCTCCAACCAGCCGGAGCGGCGGGCACGCATCAAAGACCTCACGCGGCACCTCCTGCTGACCCAACCGAGCATCAGCCGTCTCGTCGACCGCCTCGCCGCCAAGGACATCATCGAGAAGTCGAGCGATCCGAACGACGGCCGCGGGATCGTCGTCGCCATGACCGAGCACGGCGCCGAGGTCTTCCGCACGACGGCCGTGAGCCACGCCGACGCCATCACGCGGCGGGTCGGGTCCTCGCTCGACGCCGACGAGCTGCGCCTCCTGATCGACCTGTGCACCAAGCTCCGGCTCGGCCGGGACACCGGCCCCGCCGAGCCCCGCAGTGCTACCGAGTCCGCGTCGCAGCCGGTCGGAGCGAGCGCCTCGTGA
- a CDS encoding cryptochrome/photolyase family protein — MTGPTLVWLRDDLRLGDNPALHAALERGEPVEVVYLLEDGTPGLRPLGAASRWWLHHSLTALAADLAERGARLTLRRGPASREIPRLVEELDAGAVTWNRRYGKAARDIDAALKSSLREGGVDVRSFQGSLLFEPWTVQTGSGTPFKVFTPFYRACLEQQEPRHPYPRPKSIPSAGPAPDSDDLAEWRLLPTAPDWAGGLRDRWEPGEDSAHRTLERFIHADLADYGDRDFPARDTTSHLSPRLRFGEISPFQVWHRLRSSVPGDAKQAVGGFLREVVWREFNYTVLFANPDLATDNYRPEFDDFPWAEPDEALLEAWRHGRTGIPLVDAGMRELWATGVMHNRVRMVVGSFLIKNLLVDWRVGEQWFWDTLVDADEASNPGNWQWVAGSGADAAPYFRVFNPVLQAEKFDGHRDYIRRWVPEIDTDDYPEPIVDLKASRRRALDAYETMRRTAGVS; from the coding sequence GTGACCGGCCCGACCCTCGTCTGGCTGCGCGACGACCTGCGCCTCGGCGACAACCCGGCGCTCCACGCCGCCCTCGAGCGGGGCGAACCGGTGGAGGTCGTCTATCTCCTCGAGGACGGCACCCCGGGGCTCCGGCCTCTCGGCGCCGCCTCCCGCTGGTGGCTGCACCACAGCCTCACGGCTCTCGCGGCCGACCTCGCCGAGCGCGGTGCCCGCCTCACGCTCCGCCGTGGCCCCGCCTCGCGCGAGATCCCGCGACTCGTCGAGGAGCTCGACGCCGGCGCCGTGACCTGGAACCGCCGCTACGGCAAGGCCGCCCGCGACATCGACGCCGCCCTGAAGTCGTCGCTCCGCGAGGGCGGCGTCGACGTGCGCAGCTTCCAGGGCTCGCTGCTCTTCGAGCCGTGGACGGTCCAGACCGGCTCGGGCACGCCGTTCAAGGTCTTCACGCCGTTCTACCGCGCGTGCCTCGAACAGCAGGAGCCCCGGCACCCGTACCCCCGCCCGAAATCGATCCCCTCCGCGGGCCCCGCCCCCGACTCCGACGACCTCGCCGAGTGGCGGCTCCTGCCGACCGCGCCCGACTGGGCCGGCGGGCTCCGCGACAGATGGGAGCCCGGGGAGGACTCCGCGCACCGCACCCTGGAGCGGTTCATCCACGCCGACCTGGCCGACTACGGCGACCGCGACTTCCCGGCCCGTGACACGACCAGCCACCTCTCCCCGCGCCTGCGCTTCGGCGAGATCAGCCCGTTCCAGGTCTGGCACCGGCTGCGCTCGTCGGTTCCGGGCGACGCCAAGCAGGCCGTCGGCGGATTCCTCCGGGAGGTGGTCTGGCGGGAGTTCAACTACACGGTGCTGTTCGCCAACCCCGATCTCGCGACCGACAACTACCGGCCCGAGTTCGACGACTTCCCGTGGGCGGAGCCCGACGAGGCTCTCCTCGAGGCGTGGCGGCACGGTCGCACCGGCATCCCGCTGGTCGACGCGGGCATGCGCGAGCTCTGGGCGACGGGTGTCATGCACAACCGGGTCCGGATGGTCGTGGGCAGCTTCCTGATCAAGAACCTCCTCGTCGACTGGCGCGTGGGCGAACAGTGGTTCTGGGACACCCTGGTCGACGCCGACGAGGCGAGCAACCCGGGCAACTGGCAGTGGGTGGCAGGATCGGGGGCCGACGCCGCCCCCTACTTCCGGGTCTTCAACCCCGTGCTCCAGGCCGAGAAGTTCGACGGGCACCGCGACTACATCCGCCGCTGGGTGCCCGAGATCGACACCGACGACTACCCGGAGCCGATCGTCGACCTGAAGGCCAGCCGGAGGCGCGCCCTCGACGCCTACGAGACCATGCGCCGGACCGCCGGGGTGTCGTGA
- a CDS encoding serine hydrolase domain-containing protein, whose translation MTLDAAVRRAAEGTDRLFASRAAERHAPSASYGVFTPSGLVHTGSTGEVAGRAPTADTVYRVASCTKSFTATALLALRDRGAVSLDEPVTAYVPAFADVVLPTFDSPVPTLRMLLTMSAGLPTDDPWGDRQESLGDDEFDALLRRGLRFDSVPGTRFAYSNLGYALLGRVVTVASGRPYREVVSETVLAPLGLDSTTFERPASADDRLAVGHRPVGDGWEPLPFSGPGAFSSIGGLFSTVRDLARWAGYLASAFSPQEARGDAPTEILSRASRRELQQLYRSAPLLPGAPTGYGFGLFVHDDPDLGPVVSHSGGYPGFSAHMRWHTASGVGIVAFENATAAQVAVPAAATLHGLLLDVGAAPAPRVWPETLEARLLVEAALRGADLPEAAVSENVELDVPFVRRRAAWDEVVAAVGGLLEARDAAAAPSGTVDLDATVDREASIDREAGEESSAPSHLVWRMPGAHGRLRVEVRLTPEARPRIQTLVVRAESGA comes from the coding sequence GTGACGCTCGACGCGGCCGTCCGACGCGCCGCCGAGGGCACCGACCGCCTCTTCGCGTCGCGAGCGGCCGAGCGGCACGCGCCGAGCGCCTCCTACGGCGTCTTCACCCCTTCGGGCCTCGTCCACACGGGGTCGACGGGCGAGGTCGCCGGCCGAGCACCGACCGCCGACACCGTCTACCGCGTGGCGTCCTGCACCAAGAGCTTCACCGCGACCGCGCTGCTCGCCCTCCGCGACCGGGGTGCCGTCTCCCTCGACGAGCCGGTCACCGCGTACGTGCCCGCGTTCGCCGACGTGGTCCTCCCGACCTTCGACTCCCCCGTGCCGACCCTGCGCATGCTCCTGACGATGTCCGCGGGCCTCCCCACCGACGACCCCTGGGGCGACCGGCAGGAGTCGCTCGGCGACGACGAGTTCGACGCCCTCCTGCGCCGCGGCCTCCGCTTCGACAGCGTTCCGGGAACGCGCTTCGCCTACTCGAACCTCGGCTACGCGCTTCTCGGCCGAGTCGTGACGGTCGCTTCCGGGCGCCCCTACCGCGAGGTGGTGTCCGAGACCGTCCTCGCGCCCCTCGGCCTCGACTCGACGACGTTCGAGCGCCCCGCGTCGGCCGACGACCGCCTGGCCGTCGGGCACCGACCGGTCGGCGACGGCTGGGAGCCGCTGCCCTTCTCCGGTCCCGGAGCGTTCTCGTCGATCGGCGGCCTCTTCAGCACCGTGCGCGATCTCGCTCGCTGGGCCGGCTACCTCGCGTCCGCGTTCTCCCCGCAGGAGGCCCGGGGTGACGCCCCAACCGAGATCCTCTCCCGCGCCTCCCGCCGCGAGCTGCAGCAGCTGTACCGCTCGGCGCCGCTGCTTCCCGGGGCGCCCACCGGCTACGGCTTCGGGCTCTTCGTCCACGACGACCCCGACCTGGGGCCGGTCGTGTCGCACTCGGGCGGCTACCCCGGGTTCTCCGCGCACATGCGCTGGCACACGGCGTCCGGTGTCGGCATCGTGGCGTTCGAGAACGCCACCGCGGCGCAGGTGGCGGTCCCGGCCGCTGCCACGCTGCACGGACTGCTTCTCGACGTGGGAGCGGCTCCGGCACCGCGGGTGTGGCCCGAGACGCTCGAGGCGCGCCTCCTGGTCGAAGCGGCCCTCCGGGGCGCGGACCTCCCGGAGGCGGCTGTCTCCGAGAACGTCGAGCTCGACGTCCCGTTCGTCCGGCGCCGCGCGGCGTGGGACGAGGTCGTCGCGGCCGTCGGCGGGCTGCTGGAGGCCCGCGATGCGGCGGCCGCACCGTCCGGCACCGTCGACCTCGATGCGACCGTCGACCGCGAGGCCTCCATCGACCGCGAGGCCGGCGAGGAGTCCTCCGCGCCGTCGCACCTCGTCTGGCGGATGCCGGGGGCGCACGGGCGTCTCCGCGTGGAGGTCCGCCTCACTCCGGAGGCGCGGCCGCGGATCCAGACCCTCGTCGTCCGCGCCGAGAGCGGCGCCTGA